Proteins encoded by one window of Bacteroidales bacterium:
- a CDS encoding O-acetylhomoserine aminocarboxypropyltransferase/cysteine synthase encodes MTSKGVEFYKQAAIRAAQWHAENIANMKKCRFDTIAVHGIYSMQEALDFNQGSIIEPIYMSTSQAYRDSDEMEAALGYQIPTWCYSRIANPSMYYLEGVLALLEGYGAGVDTSCIATASGMAAIQSAVDQFLVEDPKHPNSPMNFVATCQVYGGTFQQFAMRKEKERNIKWRRIINSNDMAEWESEIDENTRFLYGELPSNPSQAFFDIKKIVELAHKYGIPAIFDSTVATPALLRPIELGADIVVQSVTKSLFTSGFGIAGAIIARKNITTNIDNPEMKADFCAYLKQIPNRDNGPNISPMNAILALNDIRTIRHRMDIASRSTMKVANFLKDHKHIEGVDYLGLEEHQLHSLAKKHLLLVDAEYDEQYGSPQNRYGHLMSFRVKGGAANARMVFDAFQRIWRATDLGRIKSVATIPAISTHSQQGEEGRKLANIPQNLIRLCVGLEHPDDIIADLDQSLSTIDGKKITMTFPEFSAGGASSAKIGM; translated from the coding sequence ATGACATCCAAAGGGGTAGAGTTCTACAAACAAGCCGCTATACGCGCTGCGCAATGGCATGCAGAAAATATTGCCAATATGAAAAAGTGTCGTTTCGACACCATAGCTGTGCACGGTATTTACTCAATGCAGGAAGCACTCGATTTTAACCAGGGCTCCATTATTGAGCCAATTTATATGTCTACATCACAGGCATATAGAGATTCAGACGAGATGGAAGCTGCACTTGGCTATCAAATACCAACCTGGTGTTATTCACGGATTGCGAACCCAAGTATGTATTACCTCGAAGGCGTGTTGGCGCTACTTGAAGGTTATGGCGCTGGAGTTGATACTTCCTGCATAGCTACCGCATCCGGAATGGCAGCCATACAAAGCGCCGTGGATCAGTTTTTAGTTGAGGACCCAAAACACCCCAATAGCCCGATGAACTTCGTGGCGACCTGCCAGGTATATGGTGGGACTTTCCAGCAATTTGCCATGCGAAAGGAAAAAGAGAGAAATATTAAATGGAGGCGTATCATTAATAGCAATGATATGGCTGAGTGGGAATCAGAGATTGACGAAAATACCCGCTTCCTTTATGGTGAACTCCCCAGCAACCCATCGCAGGCATTTTTCGACATAAAGAAAATTGTAGAGCTCGCGCATAAATACGGCATTCCAGCAATCTTCGACAGCACTGTGGCGACCCCTGCGCTGCTGCGCCCAATTGAGCTTGGCGCAGATATCGTTGTGCAATCAGTAACCAAATCATTGTTTACAAGCGGGTTTGGCATTGCCGGCGCTATCATCGCACGCAAAAACATCACCACCAATATTGACAATCCTGAGATGAAGGCGGACTTTTGCGCTTATCTCAAGCAGATACCAAACCGGGACAATGGTCCCAACATTTCACCCATGAATGCGATCCTGGCTCTGAATGATATCCGCACCATCCGGCATCGCATGGATATTGCCAGCCGCAGCACAATGAAAGTGGCGAACTTCCTGAAGGATCATAAACACATTGAGGGGGTTGACTATCTCGGACTGGAAGAACACCAGCTTCATTCGCTCGCTAAGAAACATCTCTTGCTCGTTGATGCCGAATACGACGAGCAATATGGTTCACCCCAAAACCGATACGGGCACCTGATGTCATTCCGCGTCAAAGGCGGCGCTGCAAATGCGCGTATGGTGTTTGATGCTTTTCAACGTATCTGGCGTGCAACTGATTTGGGTCGCATTAAATCCGTTGCTACCATTCCGGCCATTTCAACACATTCACAGCAAGGCGAAGAGGGCCGCAAACTGGCCAATATCCCGCAAAACCTTATCCGC